Proteins from a single region of Dictyostelium discoideum AX4 chromosome 5 chromosome, whole genome shotgun sequence:
- a CDS encoding BCAP29/BCAP31 family protein, with protein sequence LLVEIVFCTFFMLPVSMHLRKNVYNKLDKLFGGQNAKIFLKVLALLVIIVFCDSIVNSYNINKKLHTPELTGAKFDRQNEYTRMFRYQRNSYICGFCLYLFFLIYRSQGIISQLSNVEASKTAIEKQTKNNLNTVETLLSENEKLKTEIKDLKKMEKEHKAMKSQAENTTKEYLKLQEEYNQLLGKKPKTQKKDD encoded by the coding sequence TTATTGGTTGAAATTGTATTCTGTACTTTTTTTATGTTACCAGTTTCAATGCACCTAAGAAAGAATGTTTACAATAAAttagataaattatttggtggTCAAAATGCAAAGATCTTTTTAAAGGTATTGGCATTGTTAGTGATCATTGTATTTTGTGATTCAATTGTAAATTCATATAATATCAACAAGAAATTACATACACCAGAATTGACCGGAGCTAAATTTGACAGACAAAATGAATATACCCGTATGTTTAGATATCAAAGAAATTCATACATTTGTGGTTTCTGTCtctatttattctttttaatctATCGTTCACAAGGTATCATTAGTCAATTATCAAATGTAGAAGCCTCAAAAACTGCCATTGAAAAgcaaactaaaaataatttaaataccGTCGAAACTCTCTTATcggaaaatgaaaaattaaaaactgaAATTAAAGACCTTAAAAAGATGGAAAAAGAACATAAAGCTATGAAATCTCAAGCTGAAAATACAACCAAAGAATATCTTAAACTCCAAGAAGAATATAATCAACTTTTAggtaaaaaaccaaaaactcAAAAGAAAGATGATTAA